A single window of Nakaseomyces glabratus chromosome G, complete sequence DNA harbors:
- the RPL26A gene encoding 60S ribosomal protein uL24 (CAGL0G01078g~Ortholog(s) have RNA binding, structural constituent of ribosome activity, role in cytoplasmic translation and cytosolic large ribosomal subunit, nucleolus localization), whose translation MAKQSLDVSSDRRKARKAYFTASSSERRVLLSAPLSKELRAQYGVKALPIRRDDEVLVTRGSKKGQEGKVSSVYRLKFSILVDKVTKEKSNGASVPIALHPSKVVITKLHLDKDRKNLIQRRGGKLE comes from the exons ATGGCTAAGCAATCACTAG ACGTTTCCTCTGACAGAAGAAAGGCCAGAAAGGCTTACTTCACCGCTTCCTCCTCTGAGCGTCGTGTCCTATTGTCTGCTCCATTGTCCAAGGAATTGAGAGCTCAATACGGTGTCAAGGCTTTGCCAATCAGAAGAGACGACGAAGTTTTGGTTACCCGTGGTTCCAAGAAGGGTCAAGAAGGTAAGGTTTCTTCCGTCTACAGATTGAAGTTCTCTATTCTAGTTGACAAGGTCACCAAGGAAAAGTCCAACGGTGCTTCCGTTCCAATTGCTTTGCACCCATCCAAGGTTGTCATCACCAAGTTGCACTTGGACAAGGACAGAAAGAACTTGATCCAAAGAAGAGGTGGTAAGCTAGAATAA